Proteins found in one Agaribacterium sp. ZY112 genomic segment:
- a CDS encoding carbohydrate-binding protein, whose amino-acid sequence MTSLRAIPLLMLLLVLSIGTQAATVKLGASVLSGDQCNLTSQCQAHFGPAATDCKNSQSSVSVCMCSSDTCNSLVPVIPSEVVVPGLIQAENANRFNDSDTKNAGNVYRDDALDVEASKDSRGAYNVGWIEPGEWLEYDINVKQAGKYRVDFRVSSKLGGGQFDLGVNNSVAASNLSVAATGGWQSWQTIGTELKSLQQGKQRLRVLVKQGGFNLNWIELVRTGDIEPAPVFDQCDTTNQCRTTWLDATDCKNSRSDKSVCMCGDVPCDSVIVTPPTPLPSIKPSVAPSPSPLPSVAPSQAPVLDQCNTTNQCRTTWFNATDCKNSQSAQSVCMCGTSRCDSEPTPEPSAIPSVLPSAAPSIQPSPAPTTPPSGELSCAPIEAVSFDKYKGIAGFSDAATDNKAGKSALQIAARNAIAAAQKTYNGADAEVIFKVNAMQEIDGEPTYTVKVNGKAIGSATNSRIHGTGIADYTIQTHTINDAQVSLTKGDLIQVEFNNHTNGLVPEGSLTATARGRWHSLEICSSTDTTPPVSQGDCEVSGTQAQWHRVAVTCKGLAASERNDSTFTNNRFDVSFSQGATTITVPGHFAADGNAADTSAVEGDHWRAYFAPPTTGTWNYKVSFRQGNNIAVNSDKNAGTPVQGIDGNAGSFSVGTALVDARDMRERGLLRHNKGERYLRFAGDNSIFIEAGMDSPENIFGYSEFDNTTKYDNVGSCKGILHDFSAHQNDWQSGDPSWKNGKGKSLIGVLNYIANRGVNAFYVMAMTVNGDGCDAHPWVNYSGNRKAFDVSKLDQWERVFSHATRKGLLIHFMTQETENDQLLNGGALGFERKLYYREMISRFAHHPALQWNLGEENTNTAAQQKSFADFIRANDAYGHPIFLHTFPGQHANYEKVLGHNTIDGPTIQFGGIPESATGSNGVYGKTVDWLTKSANAGNQWVVTMTEASGGDAPFPNTDVSTRQRVYWMWANVMAGGGGFEWYLKNNGTHAYDLSVENLREFDNHWKQSGYLARFFSDIVQDELGINLAAMERDNGLTSNGNDWVLSAPGEAYIVFLRKGGNTKINLSGSGTYKTTWFNPRTGEKSLGNTLTAPGNVNVGNPPSQTGQDWVVVISNEAQASLHPDIVRTISIDEADIIQVPSSAWASSYSVGDACYCTSNVDGSVASMMVNSALGTKTVEAICDELGAGPGASGRPMYNDAQCGNGPANTNTNEDYCPGRVDIGKAGCGHIGPEWKKPASQPSPNPGGTYVEKDGLVIMEAENTASSLDKWVKKTSVNGYTGSGYLEFTGNSVVSGPATSPLTYKFKVNQGGLYHLHMFIAKENVVVNGVNRTDVANDGYVRLDGDYSAGPNAGNSHGNHAPLSALQKNTKFYGGKPNQFEWASGNRLDLGGHDNKRVAIYNLKAGETYTFTLSGRSQLFKVDRIVFRHSSVGVGAAQTTSKPETL is encoded by the coding sequence ATGACTTCGTTGCGTGCGATACCGCTTTTAATGCTGTTGCTTGTTTTATCTATAGGGACACAAGCAGCAACTGTAAAATTGGGAGCCTCTGTTTTAAGTGGAGACCAATGTAATTTAACCAGTCAGTGCCAAGCTCATTTTGGGCCTGCTGCGACCGACTGTAAAAATTCACAAAGTTCCGTCAGTGTGTGTATGTGTTCAAGCGACACATGTAACTCTTTAGTTCCTGTAATTCCTTCTGAAGTGGTTGTGCCTGGTCTTATTCAGGCTGAAAACGCTAATCGCTTTAACGATAGCGATACGAAAAATGCAGGCAATGTTTACCGCGATGATGCGCTTGACGTTGAGGCTAGCAAAGATAGCCGTGGTGCTTATAACGTTGGTTGGATCGAGCCTGGCGAATGGCTTGAATACGATATTAATGTTAAGCAAGCTGGTAAATACCGCGTCGATTTTCGTGTGTCTTCAAAATTAGGCGGCGGTCAATTTGATCTTGGTGTTAATAACTCAGTAGCTGCGAGTAACTTAAGTGTTGCAGCAACAGGTGGTTGGCAGTCTTGGCAAACCATTGGCACTGAACTTAAGAGCTTACAGCAAGGTAAACAGCGTTTACGCGTACTTGTAAAACAAGGTGGTTTTAATCTTAATTGGATTGAATTAGTTCGTACAGGTGATATTGAGCCGGCACCGGTATTTGATCAATGTGATACCACTAACCAATGTCGTACTACTTGGTTAGATGCAACCGATTGTAAAAACAGCCGTTCTGATAAGAGCGTGTGTATGTGTGGAGATGTGCCATGTGATAGCGTTATTGTTACTCCTCCTACTCCACTGCCAAGTATAAAGCCGAGTGTAGCGCCTAGCCCTTCACCTTTACCTAGCGTTGCACCGAGCCAAGCCCCAGTACTTGATCAATGTAATACCACTAACCAGTGTCGTACTACTTGGTTTAATGCGACCGACTGTAAAAATAGTCAATCAGCACAAAGTGTGTGTATGTGTGGCACAAGCCGTTGTGACAGCGAACCTACGCCAGAGCCAAGTGCTATACCTAGTGTGTTGCCAAGTGCTGCGCCTAGTATTCAGCCGAGCCCTGCACCTACAACGCCTCCTTCAGGTGAACTTAGTTGTGCACCAATTGAAGCGGTCAGCTTTGATAAATACAAAGGTATTGCAGGTTTTAGTGATGCAGCAACAGATAACAAAGCTGGTAAGTCTGCTTTGCAAATTGCCGCACGTAATGCCATTGCAGCTGCTCAAAAGACCTATAACGGCGCCGATGCTGAGGTGATCTTTAAAGTTAATGCCATGCAAGAAATTGATGGCGAGCCGACTTACACCGTAAAAGTAAATGGTAAAGCGATTGGTTCTGCTACAAATAGCCGTATTCACGGAACAGGTATTGCAGATTACACCATTCAAACTCACACCATTAATGACGCTCAGGTGAGCTTAACTAAAGGTGATTTAATTCAAGTTGAATTTAATAACCATACTAATGGTTTGGTACCTGAAGGCAGCTTAACGGCTACAGCGCGTGGTCGTTGGCACAGCCTTGAAATTTGTAGTTCAACAGACACAACGCCTCCGGTAAGCCAAGGTGATTGTGAGGTGAGTGGTACTCAGGCTCAGTGGCATCGTGTAGCAGTAACCTGTAAAGGTTTAGCTGCTTCAGAGCGCAATGACTCAACCTTCACCAATAATCGTTTTGATGTAAGCTTCAGCCAAGGAGCGACGACGATAACCGTTCCTGGCCACTTTGCCGCTGACGGCAATGCTGCCGATACCAGTGCTGTTGAAGGTGATCACTGGCGTGCGTATTTTGCGCCCCCAACAACTGGAACATGGAACTATAAAGTTTCTTTCCGTCAGGGTAATAACATTGCCGTTAATAGCGATAAAAATGCAGGTACTCCTGTGCAAGGTATCGATGGTAATGCTGGTAGCTTTAGCGTAGGTACTGCCTTGGTTGATGCGCGTGATATGCGTGAGCGAGGACTATTGCGTCATAATAAAGGCGAGCGTTATTTGCGTTTTGCAGGCGATAATAGCATCTTTATTGAAGCGGGTATGGATAGCCCTGAGAACATCTTTGGTTATTCTGAATTCGATAACACCACTAAGTACGATAACGTAGGTAGCTGTAAAGGTATTTTGCATGACTTTAGCGCTCACCAGAACGATTGGCAAAGTGGCGACCCGAGTTGGAAAAACGGTAAAGGTAAGAGCCTTATTGGTGTGCTTAACTACATTGCCAACCGTGGTGTAAATGCCTTTTATGTTATGGCGATGACGGTGAATGGCGATGGCTGTGATGCTCACCCTTGGGTAAATTACAGCGGTAACCGAAAAGCCTTTGATGTAAGTAAGTTGGATCAGTGGGAGCGTGTCTTTAGCCATGCAACACGCAAAGGTTTATTGATTCACTTTATGACTCAAGAAACTGAGAATGATCAGCTATTAAACGGCGGCGCCCTCGGTTTTGAGCGTAAATTGTATTATCGAGAAATGATTTCACGCTTTGCTCATCATCCAGCGTTACAGTGGAACCTTGGTGAAGAAAATACCAATACAGCGGCCCAGCAAAAATCCTTTGCCGACTTCATTCGCGCTAACGATGCCTATGGCCACCCGATTTTCTTGCATACCTTCCCTGGTCAGCATGCAAACTACGAAAAAGTGCTTGGGCATAACACCATCGATGGCCCTACTATCCAGTTTGGCGGTATCCCAGAAAGCGCAACAGGCAGTAATGGCGTATATGGTAAAACCGTAGATTGGTTAACTAAGTCAGCGAATGCGGGTAACCAGTGGGTGGTGACCATGACAGAAGCTTCTGGTGGCGACGCGCCTTTCCCTAATACCGATGTCAGCACTCGTCAGCGTGTTTATTGGATGTGGGCAAACGTTATGGCCGGCGGTGGCGGTTTTGAGTGGTATTTGAAGAACAACGGTACTCACGCTTACGACTTATCAGTGGAGAACCTACGTGAATTTGATAATCACTGGAAGCAGTCTGGTTACTTGGCTCGTTTCTTCAGCGACATCGTACAAGATGAGCTGGGTATTAACTTAGCTGCAATGGAGCGCGACAACGGTTTAACGTCTAACGGTAATGACTGGGTACTTTCTGCACCGGGCGAAGCCTATATTGTATTCTTGCGTAAAGGCGGCAATACCAAAATCAACCTAAGTGGTAGTGGTACTTATAAAACCACGTGGTTTAACCCGCGTACTGGTGAAAAGAGCTTGGGTAATACCCTAACGGCTCCGGGTAATGTCAACGTAGGTAATCCACCTAGTCAAACTGGCCAGGATTGGGTTGTGGTGATCTCTAACGAAGCGCAAGCCAGTTTGCACCCTGATATTGTTCGTACCATTAGCATCGATGAGGCTGATATTATTCAAGTGCCTAGTTCAGCTTGGGCAAGCAGTTACTCTGTTGGTGATGCTTGTTACTGTACTTCGAATGTAGATGGCTCGGTTGCCTCCATGATGGTTAATAGTGCTTTGGGTACAAAAACAGTTGAAGCGATATGTGATGAACTAGGTGCAGGTCCAGGTGCTTCAGGCCGCCCTATGTATAACGATGCTCAGTGTGGTAATGGCCCTGCTAATACCAACACCAACGAAGATTACTGTCCTGGTCGTGTTGATATTGGTAAGGCGGGTTGTGGTCACATTGGTCCTGAGTGGAAAAAGCCTGCATCGCAGCCTAGCCCAAATCCGGGTGGAACCTATGTTGAAAAAGACGGCCTGGTTATTATGGAAGCCGAGAACACAGCTTCGTCTTTAGATAAGTGGGTTAAAAAGACCAGTGTGAACGGTTATACCGGTTCTGGGTATTTGGAATTCACGGGTAATTCGGTTGTATCTGGCCCAGCAACCTCTCCGTTGACTTATAAGTTTAAAGTTAACCAAGGTGGCTTGTATCATTTACATATGTTTATCGCTAAAGAGAACGTGGTCGTTAATGGTGTTAACCGCACAGATGTAGCTAATGACGGTTATGTTCGCCTAGATGGTGATTATTCTGCAGGTCCAAATGCGGGTAATAGCCACGGTAATCACGCGCCACTATCTGCATTACAGAAGAACACCAAGTTCTACGGTGGTAAGCCTAATCAGTTCGAGTGGGCATCAGGTAATCGTTTAGATTTAGGTGGTCATGACAACAAGCGTGTTGCGATTTACAATTTGAAAGCTGGTGAAACCTATACCTTCACACTTTCGGGGCGTTCACAATTATTTAAAGTTGACCGCATTGTATTTCGCCATAGTTCAGTAGGTGTGGGCGCGGCGCAAACAACCAGTAAGCCTGAAACCTTGTAG